A DNA window from Drosophila willistoni isolate 14030-0811.24 unplaced genomic scaffold, UCI_dwil_1.1 Seg387, whole genome shotgun sequence contains the following coding sequences:
- the LOC124461396 gene encoding uncharacterized protein LOC124461396 — protein sequence MYRCINIPPDDAQYQRILWNPDTSDYVAEYACTTVMFGTSSAPYLAMRVMKQLAMDECAKYPLAVDVINHHVIMYVDDILSDGDSIAETEDVKNQVIGMLCSGTFELRKWASNCPKLLENIPVEHRESSGLLHMEDLVISYSHICTLHGGTSLTLNFIRKKFWIVNGRNAVRSENGNVTSSTGTPF from the exons atgtacagaTGTATTAATATTCCACCCGACGACGCGCAGTACCAACGTATTCTATGGAATCCGGACACTAGTGATTATGTGGCAGAATATGCCTGCACAACGGTAATGTTTGGAACGAGCTCCGCACCTTATTTAGCCATGAGAGTTATGAAACAATTAGCTATGGATGAATGCGCGAAATATCCACTGGCGGTGGATGTTATAAATCATCATGTCATCATGTATGTAGATGACATACTGTCTGATGGCGACAGTATTGCAGAAACGGAGGATGTCAAGAACCAAGTGATTGGAATGCTTTGTAGTGGTACATTCGAACTACGGAAGTGGGCGAGTAATTGCCCAAAGCTATTAGAGAACATACCAGTTGAGCATCGAGAATCAAGCGGATTGTTACACATGGAAG ATCTGGTCATATCTTACAGTCATATTTGCACCTTGCATGGTGGAACCTCACTTacgctgaattttataaggaagaaattctggattgttaatggacGCAATGCAGTTCG GTCAGAAAATGGGAATGTTACCAGCAGTACGGGTACGCCCTTCTAG